The following are encoded in a window of Methanococcus voltae genomic DNA:
- a CDS encoding MJ1244 family protein, translating to MKLLIKLFIESKNIGKAINALSEGGVSGFYIKEYAGLSPYDWQGFLLSEEPELAINFVKQLSQNTLLINTVVNMDVVPSLKEKIHERLEDEKYTMIMMPVLGMTINNPEND from the coding sequence ATGAAATTGTTGATAAAACTATTCATCGAATCTAAAAATATTGGAAAAGCAATAAATGCACTTTCTGAAGGCGGAGTCTCAGGATTTTATATTAAAGAATATGCTGGACTATCACCTTATGATTGGCAAGGGTTTTTACTTTCTGAAGAGCCAGAACTTGCAATTAATTTTGTAAAACAGTTGTCTCAAAACACTTTATTGATAAATACTGTTGTAAATATGGACGTAGTACCTTCTCTTAAAGAAAAGATACACGAAAGACTCGAAGATGAAAAATACACAATGATTATGATGCCTGTTTTAGGTATGACAATTAATAACCCTGAAAATGATTAA
- the sucC gene encoding ADP-forming succinate--CoA ligase subunit beta → MKLHEYEAKAIFKSYGIPVPESEITDKKVENIDKPVVVKAQVLVGGRGKAGGILFANNTQEANEKIEELLNKEIKGEKVEKVLLEDMINIEKEYYVGIVIDRNNKQAVVMFSTEGGVDIEQVAEKTPEKIIKYYVDFDKEFQPYMARNMLIKAGIPSPEISKIATIISKLYKAFEDMDGSLIEINPLVITKEANVIAADAVFNLDDDAYYKHDYKQFEEFSKQDKSEFAYVDLDGDIAVIGNGAGLTLASMDIVKNSGGEPSCFLDVGGGSNSETVQKALRKALSKDGVKGVFINILGGITRCDEVSKGIVEVYKDYPNVKFAVRLMGTNEDEGRRILNENGISFETTMDNAAKKLMEIIQSN, encoded by the coding sequence ATGAAATTACACGAATATGAAGCAAAGGCAATATTTAAATCATACGGAATTCCAGTTCCTGAAAGCGAAATAACCGACAAAAAAGTGGAAAATATCGATAAACCTGTAGTTGTTAAAGCACAGGTACTTGTAGGTGGCAGGGGAAAAGCGGGAGGAATTTTATTTGCAAATAACACTCAAGAAGCAAACGAAAAAATCGAAGAATTGTTGAATAAGGAAATTAAAGGCGAAAAAGTAGAAAAAGTACTTCTTGAAGATATGATAAACATTGAAAAAGAGTATTATGTGGGTATTGTAATCGATAGGAACAATAAACAAGCTGTTGTAATGTTTTCAACTGAAGGCGGTGTCGATATCGAACAAGTGGCTGAAAAAACGCCTGAAAAGATAATAAAATACTATGTAGACTTTGATAAAGAATTCCAACCTTATATGGCAAGAAATATGTTAATAAAAGCGGGAATTCCCTCACCTGAAATCTCAAAAATTGCCACAATTATCTCAAAACTTTATAAAGCATTTGAAGATATGGATGGTTCTTTAATTGAAATAAATCCTCTGGTAATTACAAAAGAAGCAAATGTAATTGCAGCAGATGCAGTATTTAATTTAGACGACGATGCGTACTATAAACACGATTATAAACAATTTGAAGAGTTCAGTAAACAAGACAAATCAGAATTTGCATACGTTGATTTAGATGGGGACATTGCAGTAATAGGGAACGGTGCAGGTTTAACATTAGCGTCAATGGACATTGTTAAAAATTCAGGCGGTGAACCATCTTGCTTTTTAGATGTGGGTGGCGGTTCAAACAGTGAAACTGTTCAAAAGGCATTAAGAAAAGCTTTATCAAAAGATGGCGTTAAAGGAGTATTTATAAACATTTTGGGCGGTATTACCCGATGTGATGAAGTTTCAAAAGGTATTGTGGAAGTTTACAAGGATTATCCAAATGTTAAATTTGCCGTTAGATTAATGGGTACAAATGAAGACGAAGGTAGGAGAATATTAAATGAAAATGGTATTTCTTTTGAAACTACAATGGATAACGCTGCTAAAAAGTTAATGGAAATTATTCAATCTAATTAA
- a CDS encoding aspartate dehydrogenase: protein MLKIGIVGCGAIASLICKALETERVKKAEVISLYDTNYEKSSEIAKKTNSKSYETLEDFLNSDIDLVVECASVNAVNDVATKSLTSSKDVIIMSVGALVDKDLFIKLHDLAEKNNKKVYVPSGAIAGIDAIKAGSLGHIKSVQLTTTKPVFGLANALLKNGMTEEQISEIQEKGEPTVVFDGTVFEAISKFPQNINVSVVLSLASKVPANVKIVADPSLNTNRHEILVKGSIGTIKTCVENNPCKDNPKTSALAAYSVIRLIKDLSEPLRIGT, encoded by the coding sequence ATGTTAAAGATAGGTATCGTGGGATGCGGAGCAATCGCATCATTAATATGCAAAGCGTTAGAAACCGAGCGAGTTAAAAAAGCCGAAGTTATAAGTTTGTATGATACGAATTATGAAAAATCGTCAGAAATTGCAAAAAAAACTAATTCAAAATCTTACGAGACTTTGGAAGATTTCTTAAATTCAGATATTGATTTAGTTGTAGAATGTGCTTCTGTAAATGCAGTAAATGACGTAGCTACGAAATCACTAACTTCAAGTAAGGATGTTATAATAATGAGTGTAGGGGCGTTGGTAGATAAGGATTTATTTATCAAATTACACGATTTAGCGGAAAAAAACAACAAAAAAGTATATGTTCCGTCAGGAGCTATTGCAGGTATTGATGCAATAAAAGCAGGTTCTTTGGGACATATTAAATCAGTTCAATTAACAACTACAAAACCAGTATTTGGTTTAGCAAATGCACTTTTGAAAAACGGGATGACGGAAGAACAAATATCAGAGATTCAAGAAAAGGGAGAGCCGACTGTCGTATTTGATGGAACAGTTTTCGAAGCGATTTCAAAGTTTCCGCAAAACATAAATGTATCTGTGGTATTATCTTTAGCTTCAAAAGTGCCAGCAAATGTTAAAATAGTTGCAGACCCGTCCTTAAATACAAATAGACACGAAATATTGGTTAAGGGTTCAATAGGTACTATAAAAACCTGTGTTGAAAATAATCCTTGTAAAGATAATCCTAAAACTTCGGCTTTGGCAGCTTATTCAGTTATTAGGTTAATAAAAGACTTATCAGAACCTTTGAGAATAGGAACTTAA
- a CDS encoding PRC-barrel domain-containing protein: protein MAIKISDLLNKKIYTTEAIYVGKVFDAMLDTDKSTVGGIVIADVANGCLKETIDDPSKKVVLPFQLITAIGNIILIKPPITSKF, encoded by the coding sequence ATGGCGATTAAAATAAGTGATTTATTAAACAAAAAAATCTACACAACTGAAGCTATTTATGTTGGTAAAGTATTCGACGCAATGCTTGATACCGACAAGTCAACAGTGGGGGGTATTGTTATTGCAGACGTTGCAAACGGCTGTTTAAAGGAAACAATAGACGACCCATCAAAAAAAGTAGTTTTACCATTCCAGTTAATAACCGCTATAGGTAATATTATCTTAATCAAACCGCCAATAACATCTAAATTTTAA
- a CDS encoding DegT/DnrJ/EryC1/StrS family aminotransferase, producing the protein MSKQTEKRNISIAKPLIGDEEIESVIKVLKSGMLAYGAEVQEFEKEFANYHQTKYGLGVTNGTVALDLALKALKLTYGDEVITTPFTFIASSNAILYQGSKPVFADIDEKTYNIDPEKVMEKITPNTKAIIAVHLFGQPANVKALKEIAEDHNIYLIEDAAQAHGAEYNKKRIGGFGDFSTFSFYPTKNMTTGEGGMVLTNNEELCNRAKLIRNHGQSEKYLHTELGYNFRMTSISAAIGRAQLKNLDNWTTKRIENAKLLNNGLKGINGIITPYEDKNVKHVYHQYCIQVEDEFKLNRDELQGYLAEKGIGTGIHYPIPVNYQPLYEKMGYKEECKISQHVSERILSLPVHPSVSKEDIDYIANVFKNI; encoded by the coding sequence TTGTCAAAACAAACTGAAAAAAGAAATATATCAATTGCTAAGCCATTAATCGGCGATGAAGAAATAGAATCAGTTATAAAAGTTTTAAAAAGTGGAATGTTAGCTTATGGTGCAGAAGTTCAGGAATTTGAAAAAGAATTCGCTAATTACCACCAAACAAAATATGGTTTAGGCGTTACAAATGGTACTGTAGCTTTAGACCTTGCTTTAAAAGCATTAAAGTTAACATACGGCGATGAAGTAATTACAACGCCTTTCACATTTATTGCTTCCAGCAATGCTATATTATACCAAGGTTCAAAGCCTGTTTTCGCAGACATCGACGAAAAAACCTACAACATTGACCCTGAAAAAGTAATGGAAAAAATAACGCCAAATACGAAAGCAATAATTGCCGTTCACTTATTTGGGCAACCTGCAAACGTAAAAGCACTTAAAGAAATTGCAGAAGACCACAATATTTATTTAATTGAAGATGCAGCACAAGCACACGGTGCAGAATACAATAAAAAACGAATAGGTGGCTTTGGAGACTTTTCAACGTTCAGTTTTTACCCCACAAAGAATATGACTACTGGCGAGGGTGGTATGGTATTAACAAACAATGAAGAACTATGCAATAGGGCTAAACTCATAAGAAATCACGGACAATCTGAAAAATACTTGCACACTGAATTAGGATATAATTTTAGAATGACAAGCATATCTGCTGCAATTGGTAGAGCTCAGCTTAAAAATTTAGATAATTGGACAACTAAAAGAATAGAAAACGCTAAATTGTTAAACAATGGACTTAAAGGTATAAATGGGATTATTACGCCATATGAAGATAAAAACGTAAAGCACGTTTACCATCAGTACTGTATTCAAGTTGAAGACGAATTTAAATTAAATAGGGACGAATTACAGGGATACCTTGCTGAAAAAGGTATCGGAACAGGTATACATTACCCAATTCCAGTTAATTATCAGCCTTTATATGAAAAAATGGGCTATAAAGAAGAATGCAAGATATCACAACACGTATCAGAACGTATATTAAGTTTACCAGTTCATCCATCTGTTTCAAAGGAAGATATTGATTATATTGCAAATGTTTTTAAAAATATTTAA
- a CDS encoding valine--tRNA ligase, with the protein MEIKEEYSMDVEQKIQEKWESEKLYKFMEDEKRPPYIIDTPPPYPTGKMHLGHALNWTYMDIIARFKRMTGYDVMFPQGWDCHGLPTEVKVEETHNITKSCVDRQEFRKMCVELTEENVEKMREQVRSLGISTDWDREYITMTPEYVKKSQTAFLRMQEKGLIYRGKHPVNWCPRCETAIAFAEVEYQERTSKLNYIKFPYASNTTKAINAINAIKDSENEKEGKYLEIATSRPELMAACVGIVVHPEDERYSDVIGKTVRVPLFDQEVVVHPDEDVEKDFGTGVVMVCTFGDKTDVNWVNRHKLEVKKAIDEKGQLTEIAGKYQGLKSEEARKEIIEDLKANNFMIKQEPLEQNVGSCWRCKTPIEIIVGDQWFVNVTKMLEEAQKATNEIKWIPEHMKARLLKWIEDMGWDWCISRQRLFATPIPVWYCKDCGEIIFAKEEDLPIDPTKESPYTCKCGSKNLRAETDVLDTWMDSSITPLVIAGWLEDEEFFKKHYPVQLRPQGHDIIRTWAFYTIIRSLALTNQKPWDEIAVNGMVFGEDGFKMSKSRGNVVAPSEITTKYGADSLRLWASNSILGKDVPFAWKEVEYGNRFLRKVWNASKFAKMNIGDDVIAEIKSKIAKNENIEIKNPVDLWILSKLNRLVKEVSEDLEGYKFNCVADIQKFLWHEFCDNYIELVKHRLYNKEETEEAACEKFMAQYTLYKVITECTKMLAPFTPHFADMVGEIYEIDDLHFIWATLDESYISEENEEMGEMVKNAVASLRRYKSNKGMPLNAELPKVEVYAEEKEFNALTATKSDIAGSLKINDLVITMGKPSLEQKISEITPNKSKIGPEHKQNAGKVMNFIKNADAETIEKILNEGFESEFGLLTKEHVKDVKRAMYADGEEVETVSIDGAVDTIAIIQ; encoded by the coding sequence ATGGAAATTAAAGAAGAATATTCTATGGATGTAGAACAAAAAATTCAAGAAAAATGGGAAAGCGAAAAATTATATAAATTTATGGAAGACGAAAAAAGACCACCTTATATAATTGATACGCCCCCACCATACCCAACAGGAAAAATGCACTTGGGACACGCTTTAAATTGGACATATATGGATATTATAGCAAGATTTAAAAGAATGACTGGTTATGACGTTATGTTTCCGCAAGGTTGGGACTGCCACGGCTTACCAACAGAGGTAAAGGTTGAAGAAACCCACAATATCACAAAATCTTGTGTCGATAGACAGGAATTTAGAAAAATGTGCGTTGAATTAACTGAGGAAAATGTTGAAAAAATGAGGGAACAAGTACGTTCATTAGGTATTTCAACAGACTGGGACAGAGAATACATCACAATGACCCCCGAATATGTTAAGAAATCACAAACCGCCTTTTTAAGAATGCAGGAAAAAGGGCTTATCTATAGGGGAAAGCACCCTGTAAACTGGTGTCCAAGATGTGAAACAGCTATCGCATTCGCAGAAGTTGAATATCAAGAAAGAACCTCAAAATTGAATTATATAAAATTCCCGTATGCATCAAATACCACAAAAGCAATAAACGCAATAAACGCAATAAAAGACAGTGAAAATGAAAAAGAAGGAAAATACTTAGAAATAGCTACATCAAGACCCGAATTAATGGCCGCTTGTGTAGGAATCGTAGTACACCCTGAAGATGAAAGATACAGCGACGTAATAGGAAAAACCGTAAGAGTTCCATTATTCGACCAAGAAGTAGTGGTACACCCAGACGAAGATGTAGAAAAAGATTTCGGTACTGGTGTTGTAATGGTTTGTACTTTCGGGGATAAAACAGACGTTAATTGGGTAAATAGACATAAATTAGAAGTTAAAAAAGCAATTGACGAAAAAGGACAATTAACCGAGATTGCAGGAAAATACCAAGGTTTAAAATCTGAAGAAGCAAGAAAAGAGATAATCGAAGATTTAAAAGCAAATAACTTTATGATAAAACAGGAACCTTTAGAGCAAAATGTAGGCTCTTGCTGGAGATGTAAAACCCCTATCGAAATCATTGTCGGAGACCAATGGTTTGTAAATGTTACTAAAATGCTCGAAGAAGCACAAAAAGCAACAAATGAGATTAAATGGATTCCAGAGCATATGAAAGCAAGGCTTTTAAAATGGATTGAAGATATGGGTTGGGACTGGTGTATCAGTAGACAGAGATTATTTGCAACCCCTATCCCCGTATGGTATTGTAAAGACTGTGGTGAAATCATTTTCGCAAAAGAAGAAGATTTACCAATTGACCCTACAAAAGAATCACCATACACTTGTAAATGTGGAAGTAAAAACCTAAGGGCTGAAACCGATGTTTTAGATACCTGGATGGATTCATCAATAACACCTTTGGTAATTGCAGGATGGTTAGAAGATGAAGAATTCTTTAAAAAACATTACCCTGTACAATTGAGACCACAAGGACACGATATTATTAGAACGTGGGCATTTTATACCATTATAAGGTCATTAGCCTTAACAAATCAAAAACCTTGGGACGAAATAGCTGTAAATGGTATGGTTTTCGGTGAAGATGGTTTTAAAATGAGTAAAAGTAGGGGAAATGTTGTAGCACCTTCTGAAATTACAACAAAGTACGGTGCTGATTCTCTTAGGTTATGGGCTTCAAACAGTATATTGGGAAAAGACGTTCCTTTTGCTTGGAAAGAAGTTGAATATGGAAATAGATTTTTGAGAAAAGTATGGAATGCAAGTAAATTCGCAAAAATGAATATTGGCGATGATGTAATTGCAGAAATTAAATCAAAAATTGCCAAAAATGAAAATATAGAAATTAAAAATCCTGTGGACCTTTGGATTTTAAGTAAATTAAACAGATTGGTAAAAGAAGTAAGTGAAGACCTCGAAGGCTATAAATTTAACTGTGTCGCAGATATTCAAAAATTCTTATGGCACGAATTCTGTGATAATTACATCGAATTAGTAAAACACAGACTTTACAATAAGGAAGAGACTGAAGAAGCAGCCTGTGAAAAATTTATGGCACAATACACACTTTACAAGGTTATTACTGAATGTACAAAAATGTTAGCTCCATTTACGCCACACTTTGCAGATATGGTCGGGGAAATCTATGAAATCGATGATTTGCACTTTATCTGGGCAACATTAGATGAATCTTACATTAGTGAAGAAAACGAAGAAATGGGAGAAATGGTTAAAAATGCCGTAGCTTCATTGAGAAGATATAAATCAAATAAAGGTATGCCATTAAACGCAGAATTGCCAAAAGTAGAAGTTTATGCTGAAGAAAAAGAGTTTAATGCTTTAACTGCTACCAAATCAGATATTGCCGGTTCGTTAAAAATTAATGATTTGGTAATAACAATGGGTAAACCATCGTTAGAGCAAAAAATATCTGAAATAACACCAAACAAGTCAAAAATTGGTCCAGAGCATAAGCAAAATGCGGGAAAAGTAATGAACTTTATTAAAAATGCAGATGCTGAAACCATTGAAAAAATACTTAACGAAGGTTTTGAGTCTGAATTTGGTTTGCTTACAAAAGAACACGTTAAAGATGTTAAAAGAGCAATGTATGCAGACGGTGAAGAGGTAGAAACAGTAAGTATCGACGGAGCAGTGGATACAATTGCAATAATCCAATAG
- a CDS encoding CBS domain-containing protein: MSKLVKDISTKDVVIVTPETTVSKAISMMETNRFHNLLVEKEGIIYLVNIHDLLLSNSVSQPIGDLMYKPYGVLEDATVIDACFDIVNSGQRVAPVYNSKNNLSGIITDYDIIEAVSTSELLKDVSVDMLMTKNPITIDKDENVGKAKNLMSKYGIGRLIVLDEEGEPEGIITEDDIIKRIYKPKIKMTIGDIKGEKISRMSQPVSSIMSYPMVNVELTDSIPEVARVLKENDIRGMPVYKNGTLRGIITRYDILKYIYDLKAESMIEVEIRGELEEEQRELAERILSSEVNKIVKYSRQLQWMKISIKKERDKGGSPLYNVKVYVKTPRKLFVGESKPKLSSTKRYEFDGEDIELIAEKQRWDFIEVLKDALESVKKQIEMNRQKGRSKNLNHNKKEILAELEELENDIIK, from the coding sequence ATGAGCAAGCTCGTTAAAGATATTTCTACAAAAGACGTCGTTATAGTAACGCCGGAAACCACAGTTTCTAAAGCAATTAGTATGATGGAAACTAATAGGTTCCACAATTTACTCGTGGAAAAGGAGGGTATAATATACCTTGTAAATATTCACGATTTGTTGCTTTCAAATTCTGTAAGTCAACCAATCGGCGATTTGATGTACAAACCATATGGAGTTCTTGAAGATGCAACTGTCATAGATGCGTGCTTTGACATTGTAAATAGTGGTCAAAGAGTGGCTCCAGTATATAACAGTAAGAACAATCTTTCTGGAATAATAACTGATTATGACATCATAGAAGCCGTTTCAACTTCGGAACTTTTGAAAGACGTCTCAGTAGATATGCTAATGACCAAAAACCCCATTACAATAGATAAAGATGAAAATGTAGGCAAGGCAAAGAATTTAATGTCTAAATATGGAATAGGTAGATTAATAGTATTGGATGAAGAAGGTGAGCCTGAGGGCATCATCACAGAAGACGACATAATTAAAAGAATATACAAACCAAAAATTAAAATGACGATTGGTGATATTAAAGGCGAAAAAATATCAAGAATGTCACAACCAGTTTCTTCAATAATGAGTTATCCAATGGTTAATGTGGAATTAACGGACTCAATACCTGAGGTTGCGAGAGTATTAAAAGAAAATGATATTAGAGGAATGCCAGTCTACAAGAATGGTACATTAAGAGGAATTATTACTCGATATGATATACTGAAATACATATACGACCTCAAAGCAGAATCAATGATTGAGGTAGAAATTAGGGGTGAACTCGAAGAGGAACAACGAGAGCTTGCAGAGAGAATTTTAAGTTCAGAAGTTAATAAGATTGTGAAATATTCCAGACAGTTGCAATGGATGAAAATATCCATTAAGAAAGAACGAGATAAGGGAGGTAGTCCTCTATATAACGTTAAAGTATATGTGAAAACTCCTCGAAAATTATTCGTAGGTGAGTCAAAACCTAAATTATCATCTACTAAACGGTATGAATTCGATGGAGAAGATATTGAATTAATTGCAGAAAAACAAAGATGGGATTTCATAGAAGTTTTGAAGGATGCCTTAGAATCTGTTAAAAAGCAAATAGAAATGAATAGACAAAAAGGTAGGTCTAAAAATTTAAATCATAATAAAAAAGAAATTCTTGCAGAACTTGAAGAACTCGAAAATGATATAATCAAATAA